The sequence GTGCAAATTCCATCTATTTTGTTTAATAATGTAAGTTTTAATGGTAAGTAATTATGACTGTGAAAGCATATCCTTGTTTGTTTTTGTTGTTAATTCTTTTGTTTACAGGCTGTAACTCTAAAGATGAGAGTGTTTACTATCATACAAAATTAGCGATATTCAAAACTTCTGCTAATTTTAAGTACAACTATACTAAAGAGTTAGGAGCGGAAATATCTGCTCGTTTAGATAGTTTCGATTTGTCGCTTAATCCTTTTAATAATAACTCTATAATCTATAAGGTTAATAATAATATAGATGTAGAAGTTGATGACTATTTTATTACCTGTTTTAATAAAGCGCAAGAAATCGCAGCTTTAACAGATGGAGTGTATGATATTACGGCGGCTCCGTTGATAAATTTGTGGGGTTTTGGGTTTCAAAAGATGGATTCAGTAACTCCCGAAGCAATCGATAGTCTAAAGCAGTTTGTGGGTTACGAAAAGGTGAATTTAGAAGCAGGTCGAGTTGTGAAAAAAGACCCTCGCCTTCAACTTAATATGTCTTCTATTGCTAAAGGTTATGCCTGCGATGTTATTGCAGACTTGTTTGACTCGTATGCCATCGAAGATTATATGGTTGAAATAGGAGGTGAGGTGCGCGCTAAAGGTAAAAACCCTAATGGTAATCTGTGGAAAATAGGTATTGCATCTCCCTTAGATGATAAGTCGGGCGCAGTATCTGGAACTCAAGAGACTTTATCTTTAGATAATTATGCCCTTGCCACTTCGGGTAATTATCGCAATTATTATATCAAAGACGGTAAGAAATATGCCCATACTATAAGTCCCAAAACAGGTTATCCTTCGGAAAGTAATCTGTTAAGTGCATCGGTTATCTATCCTGATTGTATGACTGCCGATGCTTTTGCAACAGCATTTATGGCTTTAGGAATAGATAAAGCCGAAGAATTAGCCAAGCAAATACCC comes from Dysgonomonadaceae bacterium PH5-43 and encodes:
- a CDS encoding thiamine biosynthesis lipoprotein (product_source=KO:K03734; cleavage_site_network=SignalP-noTM; cog=COG1477; ko=KO:K03734; pfam=PF02424; superfamily=143631), with the protein product MTVKAYPCLFLLLILLFTGCNSKDESVYYHTKLAIFKTSANFKYNYTKELGAEISARLDSFDLSLNPFNNNSIIYKVNNNIDVEVDDYFITCFNKAQEIAALTDGVYDITAAPLINLWGFGFQKMDSVTPEAIDSLKQFVGYEKVNLEAGRVVKKDPRLQLNMSSIAKGYACDVIADLFDSYAIEDYMVEIGGEVRAKGKNPNGNLWKIGIASPLDDKSGAVSGTQETLSLDNYALATSGNYRNYYIKDGKKYAHTISPKTGYPSESNLLSASVIYPDCMTADAFATAFMALGIDKAEELAKQIPELSYLFIYEDANGDLKSLKVKK